In Sphingomonas sp. LR60, the following are encoded in one genomic region:
- a CDS encoding transglutaminase-like domain-containing protein, translating to MRLSIEAVLDYGFPAAADVLLQIEVAALPDQLLETQSLVIESDHPIRAVAGEDGIGQRCWARAEHRLVARYNAIVAIDRPTVRLDLLPATPAARLPAATIPYLLPSRYIEADRFDHFVRRTFDGLSGGALAVALADWVRDNLDYAPVAPGGGALHTFAERRGVCRDYAHLLVALARAAEIPARCVSVYAPGVDPPDFHAVAQVWLDGAWHLLDATGMAHPDEIALVGVGRDATDIAFMTIFGMASLWEQRVRVTRLP from the coding sequence ATGCGCCTGTCGATCGAGGCGGTGCTGGATTACGGCTTTCCCGCCGCCGCCGATGTATTGCTGCAGATCGAGGTCGCGGCGCTGCCCGATCAGTTGCTGGAGACCCAATCGCTGGTGATCGAGTCGGATCACCCGATCCGCGCGGTGGCGGGCGAGGACGGGATCGGGCAACGTTGCTGGGCGCGCGCCGAGCACCGGCTGGTGGCGCGCTATAATGCGATCGTCGCGATCGACCGCCCGACTGTTCGGCTCGACCTGTTACCCGCCACCCCGGCGGCTCGGCTGCCCGCGGCGACGATCCCGTATCTGCTGCCGAGCCGGTACATCGAGGCCGATCGGTTCGATCATTTCGTGCGGCGCACGTTCGATGGACTGAGTGGCGGCGCGCTGGCGGTGGCGCTCGCCGACTGGGTGCGCGACAATCTCGACTACGCCCCGGTCGCGCCGGGCGGTGGCGCGCTGCATACCTTCGCGGAGCGGCGTGGCGTGTGTCGCGACTATGCGCACCTGCTGGTCGCTTTGGCAAGGGCAGCGGAGATCCCGGCGCGCTGCGTGTCGGTCTATGCGCCCGGCGTCGATCCGCCCGACTTCCATGCGGTCGCGCAGGTGTGGCTGGACGGAGCGTGGCATCTGCTCGACGCGACCGGCATGGCGCATCCCGATGAGATCGCGTTGGTCGGTGTCGGGCGTGACGCGACCGATATCGCATTCATGACGATCTTCGGCATGGCCAGCCTGTGGGAGCAGCGCGTGCGGGTGACGCGGCTACCCTAG
- the thpR gene encoding RNA 2',3'-cyclic phosphodiesterase, with protein sequence MHRLFVALRPPPAIRTLLLDAMEGLPGARWQDDEQLHVTVRFIGEVDRRQAEDVATALSRIAAPTPTVRLDGAGTFDKRGRIDTLWARVFPVEPLAALHRKVDQALARAGIAPDTRRYLPHITLARFSRTAGDPALIDRWIADHAALASPDFTMPHLTLYESILGHEGAHYEPVARWPLD encoded by the coding sequence ATGCACCGCCTCTTCGTCGCGCTGCGCCCGCCCCCTGCGATCCGCACCCTGCTGCTCGACGCGATGGAGGGGCTTCCCGGCGCGCGCTGGCAGGACGATGAGCAGCTTCACGTTACCGTGCGCTTCATCGGTGAGGTCGATCGTCGACAGGCCGAGGACGTCGCCACCGCTTTGTCGCGCATCGCCGCGCCCACCCCGACGGTGCGGCTCGACGGAGCGGGCACGTTCGACAAGCGTGGCCGGATCGACACGCTCTGGGCACGCGTCTTCCCGGTCGAGCCGCTTGCCGCGCTCCACCGCAAGGTCGACCAGGCGCTCGCCCGCGCCGGGATCGCACCCGACACCCGTCGCTATCTCCCGCACATCACCCTCGCGCGTTTCTCGCGCACGGCGGGTGACCCGGCGCTGATCGACCGCTGGATCGCCGACCACGCCGCACTCGCCTCGCCCGATTTCACGATGCCGCACCTGACTCTCTACGAGAGCATCCTCGGCCACGAAGGCGCGCACTACGAGCCGGTGGCAAGGTGGCCGCTGGACTAA
- a CDS encoding Bax inhibitor-1/YccA family protein, translating to MANWSDPRPSAAPFGGAASGTRTEARDAGLRSYMLSVYNYMASGVLLTGIVALGFALSGYAQAVFGTPLRWVVALAPLAFVFAMSFGQGKFSTSTLKAMFWGFAVTMGLSLSSIFFVYSPIAIAQAFAATAAGFAALSLYGYTTKRDLSAFGTFLIIGLVGLIVASLINLFVNSGPLGLLISLVGVLLFAGLTAYDTQRTKSLYFQVAGYGPEMVGKAVVMSALSLYLDFINMFLFILRLFGGNRD from the coding sequence ATGGCCAATTGGTCCGATCCCCGGCCCTCCGCTGCCCCGTTTGGCGGGGCCGCTTCGGGCACCCGCACGGAGGCGCGCGACGCCGGCCTGCGGTCGTACATGCTGTCCGTCTACAACTACATGGCCTCGGGCGTGCTGTTGACCGGCATCGTGGCGCTCGGCTTTGCGCTGTCGGGTTATGCCCAGGCAGTGTTCGGCACGCCGCTGCGCTGGGTCGTGGCGCTGGCGCCACTGGCGTTCGTGTTCGCGATGAGCTTCGGACAGGGCAAGTTTTCGACCTCGACGCTCAAGGCGATGTTCTGGGGCTTTGCGGTCACGATGGGCTTGTCGCTGTCGTCGATCTTCTTCGTCTACTCGCCGATCGCGATCGCGCAGGCGTTCGCAGCCACCGCAGCGGGCTTCGCGGCGTTGAGCCTGTACGGCTATACGACGAAGCGTGACCTGTCGGCGTTCGGGACCTTCCTGATCATCGGCCTCGTCGGGCTGATCGTCGCGAGCCTGATCAATCTGTTCGTCAACTCGGGTCCGCTCGGGCTGCTGATCTCGCTGGTCGGCGTGCTGCTGTTCGCGGGGCTGACCGCCTATGACACGCAGCGCACCAAGAGCCTGTATTTCCAGGTCGCGGGTTATGGCCCGGAGATGGTCGGCAAGGCGGTCGTGATGTCGGCGCTCAGCCTGTACCTCGACTTCATCAACATGTTCCTGTTCATCCTGCGCCTGTTCGGCGGGAACCGCGACTGA
- a CDS encoding barstar family protein — translation MSLIVLDARDWQQREDFWAALLPALGAPDWHGPNLDALYDGLVAGENRIRPPLTVEIAISTPLPAPLLTYLDRVRGVFDDAARDTQLPIALRFT, via the coding sequence ATGTCGCTGATAGTGCTCGACGCGCGCGATTGGCAGCAACGCGAGGACTTCTGGGCGGCGCTGTTGCCGGCGCTCGGCGCGCCCGATTGGCACGGCCCCAATCTCGACGCGCTTTACGACGGGTTGGTGGCGGGAGAAAATCGCATCCGCCCACCGCTGACCGTCGAGATCGCGATCAGCACGCCGCTCCCGGCGCCGCTGCTCACCTATCTCGACCGCGTGCGCGGCGTCTTCGACGATGCCGCACGCGACACGCAGCTGCCGATCGCGCTGCGCTTCACCTGA